A stretch of Fusarium poae strain DAOMC 252244 chromosome 2, whole genome shotgun sequence DNA encodes these proteins:
- a CDS encoding hypothetical protein (BUSCO:12687at5125) — protein sequence MTTIALARPIPPHRPSSTITPPLSLENSSASSSSQCSGPIPNKHLPICPTGPACPDELDTPPPSPPAQDQLQQTSALYPLDGFKRIDSGELSIYELDATRVAEAVDVASRQPLPDPALVFPWFHGLHPQNHVQQSFFAARRRASRPTPSCIRALTIVKADGDLNCARLKGAIAPNEIIQANNPARFIEADPREGFSVRNFQIQTVKTAVLSDIIVYGRDLTKTRKVAWDIASAQKLWREKHQDQGEWMPEYHTFICTSPFSKFEENHSDIVAVDEFGHLTGNVLDFFSQERREMWAMTEASEFSKNVFMGPTPDQGSPEEQKYDILIECSDLGRLNPLALQLIAESPDSDRKQRFLDFPSSGSILPPTWSHSEADGILETCKWIYHLAHGSYPEPEPGMSTDADADGDTLMLSDHESTFEVRPHKILLHCADGYTESTMLSIAYFSYSTGRPVPEAWLQLHTEKKRNFFAYPTDVALLTSITPRLLRESPVCKGLSLTDITQLTRDEPSWFAALDGSFPSRVLDYMYLGNLGHANNPDLLRALGITQILSVGEIAMWREGDLEEWGKENVCVVQGVQDNGIDPLTEEFARCLDFIDRGRRNGTATLVHCRVGVSRSATICIAEVMRSKGMSFPHAYCYVRARRLNVIIQPHLRFAYELLKYEEALQQDGDPDAEIKRTLEWSEIAREIALMNRPYSR from the exons ATGACTACCATTGCACTTGCTCGACCAATCCCGCCTCATCGTCCCTCATCTACCATCACTCCGCCTCTATCTCTCGAAAACAGCTCTGCTTCTAGTTCTTCGCAATGTTCTGGTCCAATTCCTAACAAACACCTTCCCATATGTCCCACTGGACCCGCCTGTCCTGACGAACTCGATACCCcgccaccatcaccaccggCCCAGGATCAACTACAACAAACCTCGGCTCTGTATCCCCTTGATGGATTTAAGCGAATCGATTCGGGCGAGCTTTCAATATACGAGCTTGATGCAACCAGAGTTGCAGAGGCAGTTGATGTTGCTTCACGCCAGCCGTTGCCCGACCCTGCGCTCGTCTTCCCTTGGTTCCATGGCCTTCATCCCCAAAACCATGTCCAACAGTCTTTTTTTGCTGCCAGGCGACGTGCTTCAAGACCAACCCCCTCTTGTATCAGAGCTCTCACCATTGTTAAAGCTGACGGAGATTTGAACTGCGCGCGACTCAAGGGTGCGATTGCCCCCAACGAAATCATACAAGCCAACAACCCTGCCAGGTTTATTGAGGCAGATCCACGTGAGGGTTTTTCTGTCAGGAACTTTCAGATCCAAACTGTGAAAACGGCTGTGCTGTCGGATATAATTGTTTATGGTCGAGATTTGACCAAAACTCGCAAAGTGGCGTGGGATATTGCGAGTGCTCAGAAACTATGGCGTGAGaaacaccaagaccaaggcgAATGGATGCCAGAGTATCACACTTTTATCTGCACGAGCCCGTTTTCTAAGTTTGAGGAAAATCACTCAGACATCGTGGCCGTTGATGAGTTTGGTCATCTGACTGGTAACGTCCTCGACTTCTTTAGTCAGGAAAGGCGAGAGATGTGGGCAATGACGGAAGCATCTGAGTTCTCCAAAAATGTCTTTATGGGCCCTACTCCCGATCAAGGGAGCCCTGAAGAGCAAAAGTACGACATTCTGATTGAGTGTAGTGACCTTGGACGACTGAACCCATTGGCTCTTCAGCTTATCGCTGAGAGTCCGGATAGTGATCGCAAACAGCGATTCCTCGACTTTCCATCGTCGGGCAGTATTCTTCCACCAACATGGTCGCACTCAGAAGCAGACGGCATTCTCGAAACCTGTAAATGGATCTATCATCTAGCACATGGTTCATATCCGGAGCCCGAGCCAGGTATGAGCACAGACGCAGATGCAGACGGAGATACACTCATGCTATCCGATCATGAATCTACTTTCGAGGTTAGGCCTCACAAGATATTGCTTCATTGCGCAGACGGTTACACTGAGTCAACTATGTTGAGCATCGCATACTTCAGTTACAGTACTGGGCGACCAGTTCCCGAGGCATGGCTTCAACTCCATACAGAGAAGAAGCGAAACTTCTTTGCGTACCCAACAGATGTTGCACTCTTGACTTCAATCACTCCGCGATTGCTCCGGGAATCACCTGTTTGCAAAGGACTCAGCCTGACGGATATAACTCAGCTGACAAGAGATGAACCAAGCTGGTTCGCCGCTTTGGACGGCTCCTTCCCGAGTCGCGTTCTAGACTACATGTATTTGGGTAATTTGGGACATGCGAATAACCCTGATCTCTTGCGAGCGCTTGGCATTACTCAAATTCTCAGTGTTGGTGAGATAGCCATGTGGCGAGAAGGAGACCTTGAGGAATGGGGCAAGGAGAACGTATGTGTGGTACAAGGGGTTCAAGACAACGGTATTGACCCTTTGACCGAGGAATTCGCTCGATGCCTCGATTTTATTG ACCGCGGCCGACGAAATGGCACAGCAACACTGGTGCACTGTCGTGTGGGAGTATCTCGAAGCGCAACCATCTGCATTGCTGAGGTTATGCGATCAAAGGGGATGTCATTTCCTCACGCATACTGCTATGTCAGAGCCCGTCGTCTGAATGTCATCATCCAACCTCATCTTCGGTTTGCCTACGAGTTATTGAAGTACGAGGAGGCGCTCCAGCAGGACGGTGACCCCGATGCTGAGATCAAAAGGACGCTGGAGTGGTCTGAAATAGCACGAGAAATTGCGCTTATGAATCGGCCATACTCCCGTTAA
- the ATG18 gene encoding autophagy protein (BUSCO:27442at5125) encodes MTSPALNFITFNQDHSCLAVGTSKGFRIYHTDPFSRIFSSDDGNIAIIEMLFSTSLVALILSPRHLIIQNTKRASTICELTFPSAVLAVRLNRKRLAVVLEEEIYLYDISNMSLLHTIATSPNPSAICALSPSSENCYIAYPLPKPREDPDTNRPAHAPPQSTFVAPTSGEVLIFDTLSLKAVNVIEAHRSPLCCICLNNDGTLLATASETGTIIRVFSVPKGQKLYQFRRGTYPSTIYSMSFNLSSTLLCVSSTSDTIHIFRLGAPPGNTTPAGAPIESPASQRQDRWSRARSYDDSESPGASAAESPKNEPADLIGPGAGSGNNQGHTRGSGSFSSMLRRSSQIMGRGVAGVMGSYLPQSVTEMWEPLRDFAYIKIPKSATSSGASRALRDAPGGPLRSVVAMSSSSPQVMVVTSDGGFYVYNIDMEHGGEGYLVKQFSVLEGDDKSDASGYGS; translated from the exons ATGACCAGCCCAGCACTTAATTTCATAACCTTTAATCAAGACCACAGCTGTCTTGCTGTCG GCACTTCCAAAGGCTTTCGTATCTACCACACAGATCCGTTCTCTAGAATCTTCAGCAGCGATGATGGAAACATTGCCATCATCGAGATGTTGTTCTCGACATCTCTCGTCGCTCTTATCTTGTCTCCTCGGCATCTAATCATTCAAAATACCAAG AGAGCATCCACCATCTGCGAACTCACGTTTCCTTCAGCCGTACTGGCCGTCCGACTCAACCGAAAGCGACTTGCCGTTGTGCTCGAGGAGGAGATATACTTGTACGATATCAGCAATATGAGCCTTCTCCATACAATTGCGACGTCGCCAAACCCGTCCGCTATATGTGCGCTCTCGCCGTCCTCCGAGAACTGCTATATCGCCTACCCCTTACCGAAGCCACGAGAAGATCCCGATACGAATCGACCGGCGCATGCTCCTCCTCAGTCCACTTTCGTTGCGCCCACGTCAGGCGAGGTTTTGATATTTGACACTCTTTCCCTCAAGGCTGTCAATGTCATCGAAGCGCATCGATCGCCACTGTGCTGTATTTGCCTTAATAATGACGGAACATTGCTGGCCACAGCTAGTGAGACAGGCACCATTATTCGTGTCTTTTCAGTGCCAAAAGGCCAAAAGTTGTATCAATTCAGGCGTGGTACATATCCCTCCACTATATACAGCATGTCCTTCAACCTCAGCTCAACTTTGCTGTGCGTTTCGTCAACCTCGGACACAATCCATATTTTCAGGCTTGGGGCACCACCCGGAAACACTACTCCAGCTGGTGCGCCTATCGAATCACCTGCCTCTCAGCGTCAGGATCGTTGGTCTCGAGCAAGAAGTTATGATGATTCCGAGTCGCCAGGTGCCAGTGCCGCAGAGTCGCCGAAGAACGAGCCAGCAGATCTGATCGGGCCGGGAGCCGGGTCAGGTAATAACCAAGGCCATACAAGAGGGAGTGGCTCGTTCAGCAGTATGCTCCGTCGCTCTTCCCAAATCATGGGCCGCGGCGTTGCAGGAGTTATGGGGTCATACTTGCCACAGTCCGTAACAGAGATGTGGGAGCCTTTGCGAGATTTCGCCTACATCAAGATTCCCAAGTCCGCCACTTCTTCTGGGGCCTCGCGGGCTTTGCGGGACGCGCCCGGGGGTCCGTTGCGCAGTGTTGTGGCCATGAGTAGTAGCAGCCCACAGGTTATGGTTGTGACAAGTGATGGAGGCTTTTACGTTTACAATATTGACATGGAGCATGGCGGAGAAGGTTACCTTGTGAAGCAATTTTC TGTCTTAGAAGGCGATGACAAAAGCGACGCTTCTGGATATGGTAGTTAG
- the PPM2 gene encoding tRNA methyltransferase ppm2 (BUSCO:4866at5125): MPKEKPSSTRTAKTQALDDLIMGTNSSSIVSKRSVERLYYPNELHFFRYFVNKFQRRAPLINRGYWLRLRAIDVIVRQFITTPEPGRRKVVINLGAGSDVLPWQSYHRYGDSCGDALFIDVDYPDLMRKKRAIVLGTPQLSELLGQDPYISEKDTDHLLLRSDKYCQVGCDLRELETLRKCLESFLPLSECSVLFVAEVSVTYMDTISADDLIQWASSIGQAEFCLLEQILPHGPEHPFASTMLKHFNKLNTSLKSVHQYPTVDSQRSRFEKRGWNSVDVWDLWEAWNSEVFLNSSERAALDDVEPFDEWEEFILFARHYIVLHATSYHRSEKGAGQQMLASPPGKHVEANMVANKSLGAPKRRFGSPLLASSPEGARYLVHTLGMGINARLDSCDIYSIQESNVSFEMSPIGPSARICHTTTDLGQGDFLLVGGRASPSKAFSDCWVLKKSSSSWEKTFDLPVPLFRHSTVHLPGSSLALVLGGKTGPSEISSDYFIFHPVRGWLKCAVSGVSPNSTFGAFAVASTNIGSKHGHFEGLLAGGIDGEGKINNQAYFWTVDVTTQEPSIHFESVTNYDEHSWALSVFGAQTDNIESLSFVCGGVGQDPSSQGQSVACLVIKDKSLEVHLVDLGEKAGQLPFMVGSATVSSGSQLVIVGGGATCFSMGTFWDTGVYRVDLADVVSKMISGRSIHNEPVVVSYQNSPKLTQPTADGGQPKPQPNACITTIPKIKLQSKSDFEKLVQGRKPVIIEGLDLGGCVEKWSPEYMAQSVGETKEVVVHECQTTTGKMDFNSKNFRYVTESFSSFMTKAARGEALYLRALSEEKPTEAPANLADDFPGLADDFRLPEELGSVKDRMFSSVLRISGRANMWLHYDVMANVYTQIQGSKRMILFPPTDVSHLAFAPGASSSSLDVFSALDTNRLASTNPYEAFLNPGDLLFIPAMWFHTASPLTDLSVAVNVFFRDLESGYSTGRDVYGNRDLAAYEKGRQDISRITKSFDRLPSEIRQFYIRRLADELLQEQH, encoded by the exons ATGCCCAAGGAAAAGCCTTCGTCCACACGGACGGCCAAGACGCAGGCTCTCGATGACCTGATCATGGGG AcaaacagcagcagcattgTGTCCAAGAGGAGTGTTGAGCGGCTCTACTACCCCAATGAGCTGCACTTCTTTCGATACTTTGTCAACAAGTTCCAACGAAGAGCTCCTCTCATAAATCGTGGTTACTGGCTGAGACTCAGGGCCATTGATGTGATAGTTCGCCAATTCATCACTACCCCAGAGCCGGGCCGAAGAAAAGTCGTTATCAATCTCGGGGCAGGAAGTGACGTTCTTCCATGGCAGTCGTACCATAGATACGGCGATTCTTGCGGCGATGCATTGTTCATAGATGTTGACTACCCGGATCTCATGCGAAAGAAGCGAGCAATCGTTCTAGGCACCCCTCAACTTAGCGAGTTGTTGGGCCAAGATCCTTACATCAGTGAAAAAGATACAGACCATCTCCTTCTTCGCAGTGATAAATACTGCCAGGTGGGATGTGATCTACGAGAACTGGAAACCCTCCGCAAATGTCTCGAGTCGTTTCTACCCCTATCCGAATGTTCAGTGCTATTTGTGGCTGAAGTCTCGGTGACTTATATGGACACGATATCGGCAGACGATCTTATACAATGGGCAAGTTCTATTGGGCAGG CTGAATTCTGTCTTTTGGAACAGATCCTACCTCATGGACCGGAGCATCCCTTCGCCAGCACCATGTTGAAGCACTTCAACAAACTCAACACATCCCTCAAATCCGTACACCAGTATCCCACTGTCGATAGCCAGCGCAGTAGGTTTGAGAAGCGAGGCTGGAACAGTGTTGATGTTTGGGATCTGTGGGAGGCTTGGAACAGTGAAGTGTTTCTCAACTCGTCCGAAAGGGCTGCCCTGGACGACGTAGAGCCGTTTGATGAATGGGAAGAGTTTATTCTCTTCGCGAGACACTACATTGTTCTACATGCCACATCCTATCACAGAAGCGAGAAGGGTGCTGGGCAACAGATGCTAGCCTCTCCTCCTGGCAAGCATGTCGAAGCAAACATGGTTGCTAACAAGTCTTTGGGCGCACCCAAGCGGCGATTTGGGTCGCCATTGTTGGCATCCAGCCCAGAAGGAGCGCGATACCTAGTCCACACCTTGGGTATGGGGATCAATGCACGACTTGATTCATGTGACATATATTCTATTCAAGAAAGCAACGTTTCTTTCGAAATGTCACCCATCGGCCCTTCTGCGAGGATCTGCCATACGACTACAGACCTGGGCCAGGGTGACTTTTTGCTTGTTGGAGGTCGTGCCTCTCCCTCAAAGGCTTTCAGTGACTGCTGGGTCTTGAAGAAAAGCTCGAGCAGTTGGGAAAAGACATTTGACCTGCCTGTTCCTTTATTTCGACACTCTACTGTCCACTTGCCGGGCTCATCACTCGCTTTAGTGTTGGGCGGCAAGACAGGGCCTTCCGAAATATCATCGGATTACTTTATCTTCCATCCTGTCAGGGGATGGCTTAAATGTGCAGTTTCTGGTGTCTCACCTAACTCTACCTTTGGAGCATTTGCCGTAGCTTCTACCAATATTGGAAGCAAGCATGGGCACTTTGAAGGATTGCTGGCGGGTGGAATAGACGGCGAAGGAAAGATCAACAACCAGGCCTACTTTTGGACTGTTGATGTTACAACTCAGGAG CCAAGCATTCATTTTGAATCTGTCACAAATTATGACGAACACTCATGGGCATTGTCTGTTTTCGGCGCCCAAACTGACAACATCGAGTCCCTCAGTTTTGTGTGCGGTGGCGTTGGCCAAGACCCTTCTTCGCAAGGCCAATCCGTGGCTTGTCTTGTCATAAAGGACAAATCATTAGAGGTCCATCTCGTTGACCTAGGAGAAAAGGCCGGACAGCTGCCTTTCATGGTAGGCTCTGCAACTGTCTCCTCCGGTTCTCAACTGGTCATCGTGGGCGGAGGAGCTACCTGCTTTTCCATGGGAACATTCTGGGATACCGGAGTTTACAGAGTTGATCTTGCAGATGTCGTCTCTAAGATGATTTCTGGCCGGTCAATTCATAATGAGCCAGTTGTTGTCAGTTATCAGAATTCACCCAAGCTAACACAACCAACGGCGGACGGCGGCCAGCCTAAGCCCCAGCCCAATGCCTGTATCACTACGATCCCAAAGATCAAGTTACAATCGAAATCTGATTTCGAAAAACTGGTCCAGGGTCGAAAGCCGGTTATCATCGAGGGTCTGGATTTGGGAGGCTGCGTGGAGAAATGGAGCCCGGAGTACATGGCACAAAGTGTGGGCGAGACCAAAGAG GTTGTTGTGCACGAATGCCAGACTACAACGGGGAAGATGGACTTCAACTCCAAGAATTTCCGATATGTTACTGAGTCATTCTCATCGTTCATGACCAAAGCCGCCAGAGGAGAAGCATTGTACTTGCGTGCTCTCTCTGAAGAAAAGCCCACAGAGGCGCCGGCAAACCTTGCAGATGATTTCCCAGGCTTGGCCGATGACTTTCGGCTGCCAGAAGAACTTGGCTCGGTCAAGGATCGGATGTTTAGTTCCGTGCTGAGAATATCTGGCAGAGCAAACATGTGGCTGCACTACGAT GTCATGGCAAACGTTTATACGCAAATCCAAGGCTCAAAGCGCATGATCCTATTCCCGCCAACTGACGTTAGCCACTTAGCCTTTGCGCCAGGTGCCTCGAGTTCAAGTCTTGACGTCTTTTCAGCCTTAGATACAAATCGACTGGCATCGACTAATCCCTACGAGGCATTCCTGAACCCAGGCGATCTTCTGTTTATCCCAGCTATGTGGTTCCATACAGCCAGCCCATTGACAGATCTCAGCGTCGCTGTCAATGTATTCTTCCGTGATCTTGAGAGTGGTTACTCAACAGGCAGAGATGTTTATGGTAACAGAGATCTGGCTGCGTACGAGAAGGGACGACAAGACATCAGCCGGATTACCAAGAGTTTTGACCGTTTGCCTTCCGAGATCCGCCAATTCTACATTAGAAGGCTTGCGGATGAGCTGCTACAAGAACAGCATTGA